Proteins co-encoded in one Salvia splendens isolate huo1 chromosome 4, SspV2, whole genome shotgun sequence genomic window:
- the LOC121798703 gene encoding delta(12)-fatty-acid desaturase FAD2-like: MGAGGRMSVPPAEKKGKSDIVQRVPHAKPPFTLGDIKKAIPPHCFKRSIPRSFSYVVYDLVIASLFYYVATNYIHLLPHPLSYFAWILYGICQGCILTGVWVIAHECGHHAFSDCQWLDDTVGLILHSFLLVPFFSWKYSHRRHHSNTGSLERDEVFVPKVKTGVSWAAKYMNNPPGRLMTLVVQLTLGWPLYLMFNVSGRPYDRFACHFDPNSPIYSDRERAQIFMSDAGILAVTYGLYRLSVAKGLAWVLCVYGGPLLVVNGFLVLITFLQHTHPSLPHYDSSEWDWLRGALSTVDRDYGILNTVFHNITDTHVAHHLFSTMPHYHAMEATKVIKPILGKYYQFDGTPVFKAMFREVKECIYVEPDEGEENKGVFWYNNKL, from the coding sequence ATGGGTGCTGGAGGGCGTATGTCCGTACCCCCTGCAGAGAAGAAGGGAAAATCCGACATTGTCCAACGAGTTCCGCACGCAAAGCCTCCATTTACGCTCGGTGATATCAAGAAAGCCATTCCACCCCATTGTTTCAAGCGATCCATTCCTCGTTCATTTTCCTACGTCGTATATGACCTTGTCATTGCCTCTCTGTTTTACTATGTCGCCACAAACTACATCCATCTGCTCCCCCACCCACTCTCCTACTTTGCCTGGATTCTATATGGGATATGTCAAGGTTGCATCCTAACTGGTGTTTGGGTCATCGCCCATGAATGTGGCCACCATGCCTTTAGTGACTGTCAATGGCTTGACGACACCGTCGGCCTAATCCTGCACTCTTTCCTCCTAGTGCCGTTCTTCTCTTGGAAGTACAGCCACCGTCGCCACCACTCAAACACTGGCTCACTCGAGCGGGATGAGGTGTTTGTCCCCAAGGTCAAGACAGGGGTCAGCTGGGCTGCCAAGTACATGAACAACCCACCTGGCAGACTCATGACCCTTGTTGTCCAGCTCACTCTAGGCTGGCCTCTGTATCTTATGTTCAACGTTTCTGGAAGGCCTTACGACCGGTTTGCATGCCACTTTGACCCAAACAGCCCTATCTACTCTGATCGCGAACGTGCGCAGATATTCATGTCTGATGCAGGCATTCTTGCCGTCACCTATGGGCTATACCGTCTGTCTGTGGCCAAAGGACTTGCCTGGGTTCTGTGTGTCTATGGTGGTCCATTACTCGTGGTTAATGGATTCCTTGTCTTAATCACTTTCTTGCAGCACACACACCCTTCCCTCCCTCACTACGACTCATCAGAGTGGGACTGGCTACGCGGCGCCCTATCCACAGTCGACAGAGATTATGGTATTCTGAACACTGTCTTCCACAACATAACGGATACCCATGTTGCACACCATCTGTTCTCGACCATGCCACACTACCATGCAATGGAGGCAACAAAGGTGATCAAACCAATCCTGGGAAAGTACTACCAGTTCGATGGGACGCCAGTTTTTAAGGCCATGTTCAGAGAGGTGAAGGAATGCATCTATGTCGAGCCAGATGAAGGCGAGGAGAACAAAGGTGTGTTCTGGTATAACAACAAGCTTTAG
- the LOC121800690 gene encoding protein FAR1-RELATED SEQUENCE 5-like, protein MEEVVVVPECSPELKPVVGQKFLSLDFAFAFYDVYADAVGFDTRKQGIRKTDDVTTRYYVVCNREGKKKSNEDDQLNARYIIQDFNEVHNHYMVESRHQYFMALNRMLDDVHHKFILDCSKANIGPTLTFKVLKEILCGFKLIGCTVGDIRNASRDIKAYTHGFDVQMVLDDMAKKREMYCMIFTPFTGKDNHRRPVTFAAEVVCNEKTGAFAWLFKHFVECMGVAPKMTVTNQDLGMRSTIEEVLVGTRHRWCMWHIMHKLATRVPNKLLRDEDFKKEFNACVWSDLLEPDEFEKGWNGVVERRGLEDFDWFNTLYDYMQFWIPRNSRIKLDYHDAIALPILATALPFEKHASTLYTDSMFKKIQEEIVEGNDRCRVLGFSSTDMVDTYKLGDINRNSYFVSHDKTADSYSCECKLFGRQGYLCSHIFFLFRNNEMKKIPDKYCENRWMKTSLAMAVHEEFDDALPTRSIVDDRQTVSNQGISMFYGFLRRFETNIDVLRAFVGGVEELGNSLQAGTPTTSTSEKRRMIEEFYGMVRPDVVEVHPPDVVKTKGHASSSASRLISKREKAIKEATRPLRLCKACDEMSHHDSRNCPMLTEMAKEKELRKGKRKC, encoded by the exons atggaagaag TGGTGGTTGTTCCTGAATGTTCTCCAGAATTGAAGCCCGTCGTTGGTCAAAAGTTCCTATCACTAGATTTCGCTTTTGCATTTTACGATGTATATGCCGAcgctgttggttttgatacgcGCAAACAAGGAATAAGGAAGACGGACGATGTTACAACTCGGTATTATGTTGTATGTAATAGAGAAGGCAAGAAGAAGTCGAACGAGGATGACCAATTGAATGCAC GTTATATTATTCAGGACTTCAACGAGGTTCATAACCATTATATGGTTGAGTCAAGGCATCAGTATTTTATGGCACTTAATCGAATGTTGGATGATGTACATCACAAATTCATTCTTGACTGTTCCAAGGCTAATATAGGCCCCACACTTACCTTTAAGGTGTTGAAGGAAATTCTCTGTGGGTTTAAACTTATCGGTTGCACTGTCGGAGATATCAGGAACGCTTCTCGAGACATCAAAGCATACACACATGGATTTGACGTGCAAATGGTGTTGGATGATATGGCTAAGAAGAGGGAAAT GTATTGTATGATCTTCACACCTTTCACGGGAAAGGACAATCATAGAAGACCTGTAACCTTCGCCGCCGAAGTGGTGTGCAACGAGAAAACAGGGGCATTTGCTTGGTTGTTCAAACATTTCGTTGAATGTATGGGTGTAGCACCCAAAATGACTGTAACAAATCAAGACTTGGGCATGAGATCAACCATTGAAGAGGTTCTTGTTGGCACTCGACACCGATGGTGCATGTGGCATATAATGCATAAGTTGGCCACCAGGGTTCCAAACAAGTTGTTGAGGGACGAAGATTTCAAGAAGGAATTCAATGCTTGCGTTTGGTCGGACTTGCTTGAACCCGACGAATTCGAAAAGGGGTGGAATGGAGTGGTGGAACGTCGTGGGCTGGAAGACTTTGACTGGTTCAACACATTGTACGACTATATGCAATTCTGGATACCG CGGAACAGTAGAATAAAGTTGGACTACCACGATGCAATTGCCCTGCCCATATTGGCCACTGCTTTGCCATTCGAGAAACATGCTTCGACGTTGTACACCGATAGTATGTTCAAGAAAATACAAGAAGAAATTGTTGAGGGTAATGACAGATGCCGCGTGCTTGGATTTTCATCTACGGATATGGTTGACACCTACAAGCTTGGGGACATCAATCGCAATTCGTATTTTGTGAGTCACGATAAGACTGCTGACTCATACTCGTGCGAATGCAAACTTTTCGGTAGGCAGGGATATTTGTGCAGCcatatcttttttttattcagaaacaatgaaatgaaaaaaattccaGATAAATACTGCGAAAACAGATGGATGAAGACTTCGTTAGCCATGGCTGTGCATGAGGAGTTTGATGACGCCCTACCTACCAGGTCCATTGTTGACGATAGGCAAACTGTTTCAAATCAAGGGATTTCGATGTTCTATGGTTTTCTTCGACGATTTGAGACGAACATTGATGTGCTTCGTGCATTCGTAGGTGGTGTGGAAGAACTTGGTAATTCTCTTCAAGCTGGAACTCCTACAACGTCCACCTCGGAAAAGAGGCGAATGATTGAAGAGTTTTATGGAATGGTAAGGCCTGATGTAGTTGAGGTTCATCCTCCGGATGTTGTCAAGACCAAGGGTCACGCAAGCAGCTCAGCGAGCCGTCTGATTTCTAAGAGAGAAAAGGCTATAAAGGAGGCTACTAGGCCTCTTAGACTGTGTAAAGCGTGCGATGAGATGAGCCATCACGACTCTAGAAATTGTCCAATGCTTACAGAGATGGCGAAGGAGAAAGAGCTTCGTAAGGGTAAGAGGAAATGTTGA